A genomic window from Sulfurospirillum diekertiae includes:
- a CDS encoding ABC transporter ATP-binding protein gives MSALHVKNLGYKSGSTSILENINLSLEVGKFYGILGPNGSGKTTLLDCLAGLVPKSHGEIEIFNVPCHTYSRKEFAQQIALVPQNFDISFPYKVQEILEMGRYPFKKRMHGLSAKEYALIDQIKDVFELNFLVDKEVTNLSGGEKQRVAFAKALIQDTPILFLDESTSNMDPYFAHFVLKEVQKRTKNEQKTVLAVFHDMNLASRYCDEIIMLKDGGLLEMGTTKKVLTPINIKRLFGIESIAVHDNDKSYIIPV, from the coding sequence ATGAGTGCTTTACATGTAAAGAATCTTGGCTATAAAAGTGGGTCTACTTCTATCTTAGAAAACATCAACTTGAGCCTTGAGGTGGGAAAATTCTATGGAATTTTGGGGCCTAATGGCAGTGGTAAAACAACACTATTGGATTGTTTGGCTGGTTTAGTACCAAAATCACATGGTGAGATTGAAATATTTAATGTGCCTTGTCATACCTATTCTCGTAAAGAGTTCGCCCAACAAATAGCACTTGTTCCTCAAAATTTTGATATTTCCTTTCCCTATAAGGTTCAGGAAATCTTAGAAATGGGACGTTATCCCTTTAAAAAAAGAATGCATGGGCTTTCAGCAAAAGAGTATGCCTTAATTGATCAGATTAAGGATGTTTTTGAATTGAACTTTTTGGTAGATAAAGAGGTTACAAACCTCAGTGGTGGAGAAAAGCAACGCGTGGCTTTCGCTAAAGCATTAATTCAAGATACGCCTATTTTATTTCTGGATGAATCAACATCAAACATGGATCCTTATTTTGCACATTTTGTTTTAAAAGAGGTGCAAAAACGAACGAAGAATGAACAAAAAACAGTTCTTGCGGTCTTTCACGATATGAATCTTGCCTCACGTTATTGTGACGAGATCATCATGCTTAAAGATGGAGGACTTTTAGAAATGGGTACTACAAAAAAAGTATTAACACCGATCAATATCAAAAGACTTTTTGGTATCGAAAGTATTGCCGTTCATGATAACGACAAGAGCTATATTATTCCAGTTTAA
- a CDS encoding cobyric acid synthase — protein MKHKNLMVYGTGSDVGKSVIVAGLCRILKQDGVRVCPFKSQNMALNSYITKDGKEMGRAQVVQAEAAGLEPDVMMNPILLKPSTDRKAQVILHGKALRNMDAREYFTNRGAMKIEVMKAYNKIRENYDVSIIEGAGSPAEINLKVDDLVNTGMAEMADAPAVLVADIDKGGVFASIYGTIKLLEKHESARIKGVIINKFRGDVTLLEPGLRMIEEKINIPVLGVIPYIQLGIEEEDGFGDRHLEKKARGAIDIAVIVPKRISNFTDMDALLRHSDVTVRYVRKVHEIENPDVIILPGSKNTIEDMLDLQQRGMAEAVIKHAKNGVIIFGICGGFQMLGQKIQDEFGIESSIQEITGLGLLDIETTMLKEKTTTQFEGLLSCNTGFLQGMTKCRIKGYEIHQGITYGNEANLFEGTEALLGAIRDNVIGTYIHGVFDNSDFTTEFLNRIREKKGITKVDEVFDYDAYKQGEYDKLALLLRENLDMRAIYNIIGVE, from the coding sequence ATGAAACATAAAAATTTAATGGTTTACGGTACAGGTTCGGATGTTGGTAAGAGCGTTATTGTGGCAGGATTATGCCGTATTCTTAAGCAAGATGGTGTGCGAGTTTGCCCTTTTAAATCTCAAAATATGGCCTTAAATTCTTATATCACCAAAGATGGAAAAGAGATGGGACGTGCCCAAGTGGTGCAAGCAGAAGCCGCAGGGCTGGAGCCTGATGTGATGATGAATCCTATATTGCTGAAACCTTCAACAGACCGCAAGGCACAAGTCATCTTGCATGGAAAAGCTTTACGCAATATGGATGCTCGAGAGTATTTCACCAATCGTGGTGCTATGAAAATAGAGGTTATGAAGGCTTATAACAAGATACGCGAAAACTATGATGTATCTATTATCGAAGGAGCTGGAAGTCCTGCTGAGATTAATTTGAAAGTAGATGACTTGGTCAATACCGGTATGGCAGAAATGGCTGATGCGCCAGCTGTTTTGGTTGCAGACATTGATAAAGGAGGCGTTTTTGCCTCAATATATGGAACGATAAAACTTTTGGAAAAACATGAAAGTGCTCGTATCAAAGGGGTTATTATCAATAAGTTTCGTGGTGATGTAACCTTACTTGAACCAGGGCTTCGTATGATTGAAGAAAAAATCAATATTCCTGTTCTTGGCGTTATCCCTTATATACAACTGGGTATTGAAGAAGAAGATGGTTTTGGTGATAGGCATTTAGAAAAAAAAGCACGTGGGGCAATTGATATCGCCGTTATTGTACCTAAGCGCATTTCAAATTTTACCGACATGGATGCCCTTTTGAGACACAGTGATGTAACCGTGCGTTATGTTCGAAAAGTACATGAGATTGAAAATCCAGATGTTATTATCTTGCCAGGGTCAAAAAACACTATCGAGGATATGCTGGATCTTCAACAAAGAGGCATGGCCGAAGCGGTGATTAAACATGCAAAAAATGGGGTGATTATCTTTGGTATTTGTGGTGGATTTCAGATGTTAGGTCAAAAAATTCAAGATGAATTTGGAATTGAATCTTCCATTCAAGAAATAACCGGACTGGGTCTTTTAGATATCGAAACAACGATGTTAAAAGAAAAGACAACGACGCAATTTGAAGGCTTACTCAGTTGTAATACAGGTTTTCTTCAAGGAATGACTAAATGCCGTATCAAAGGATATGAAATCCATCAAGGCATCACGTATGGCAATGAAGCCAATTTATTTGAAGGTACTGAGGCATTACTCGGGGCAATACGGGACAATGTTATAGGAACCTATATCCATGGGGTGTTTGATAATTCTGACTTTACCACTGAATTTTTAAATCGTATTCGTGAGAAAAAAGGCATTACAAAAGTCGATGAAGTCTTTGACTATGACGCTTATAAACAAGGTGAGTACGACAAGTTGGCTTTATTGTTACGTGAAAATCTAGATATGAGAGCTATTTACAACATTATAGGAGTTGAATGA
- a CDS encoding histidine phosphatase family protein — MKTEIYLLRHGETGLNRQKVYFGHLDAAMNELGKECIAHVANNFFGPLDVIISSDLERCAESARIFSRSKKIKVTYDQRLRELDFGVFEGRTYASLMEEFPKEAEQFFSGDYDFVIPKGESVKMLFERTYEAFEEIIANHAGKHILISTHGGAIRAILSRYLAGNKKAYWKFAVEHASLTKLVHEDGFVYLEYLGRGEKIQQLAVSTKMKKGA; from the coding sequence ATGAAAACAGAAATTTACCTTCTTCGCCATGGAGAGACAGGATTAAATAGGCAAAAAGTTTATTTTGGCCATTTAGATGCTGCTATGAATGAGTTAGGCAAAGAATGTATTGCGCATGTGGCAAATAACTTTTTTGGGCCATTAGATGTGATTATTTCTAGTGATTTGGAGCGTTGTGCCGAGTCAGCAAGAATATTTAGTCGCTCAAAAAAGATTAAGGTCACCTATGATCAGCGTTTACGTGAATTGGACTTTGGTGTCTTTGAAGGACGAACCTATGCGTCATTAATGGAAGAGTTTCCCAAAGAAGCTGAGCAGTTTTTTAGTGGCGATTATGATTTTGTGATACCCAAAGGTGAAAGTGTCAAAATGCTTTTTGAACGCACATATGAAGCGTTTGAAGAAATCATAGCAAACCATGCTGGTAAGCATATTCTTATCTCAACACATGGTGGCGCGATAAGGGCAATTCTTTCTCGCTACCTTGCAGGCAATAAAAAAGCTTACTGGAAGTTTGCCGTTGAACATGCTTCTTTGACAAAGCTCGTCCATGAAGATGGCTTTGTGTACCTGGAATACCTAGGAAGAGGAGAGAAAATTCAACAATTAGCCGTGAGTACAAAGATGAAAAAAGGAGCATGA
- a CDS encoding norcobamide biosynthesis serine-O-phosphate decarboxylase, translating into MVDTMNARNTQFTKAFHALKQNAGSHSPSMEDLKKMFPTLEIKIDACYLSNPYASELVLDYIDRELIQTNAYKKVLTHYPSQQRSLQKVMAESLHVKPENIFIGNGATEIIQMLLQQEEVQKVALMIPTFSSYYEFVGKGCEVVYFPLNERDDYSFDADKYCQFIENEQPDTVVLINPNNPNGAYLSLEKMHILLKRLAFVPRIIIDESFIHFAYEDEALTCLSSTVLFDMYPNVIIVKSLSKDFGIAGVRLGYALMDSRKIDALLEHGFLWNINGIGEYCLRLFVREDFLKRYEEARKQYIKEMCRFKEALLGIENVYVYPSMANFVMLKLPSRIKASFVISALLVEYGIYVRTMADKIGVEGECIRIAGRTREENNCIVMALKSILKDSK; encoded by the coding sequence ATGGTTGATACAATGAATGCACGTAACACTCAATTTACGAAAGCGTTTCATGCGTTAAAACAGAATGCGGGAAGTCATAGTCCAAGTATGGAAGACTTGAAAAAAATGTTCCCAACATTGGAAATCAAGATCGATGCATGCTATTTGTCAAATCCTTATGCTTCTGAGCTAGTACTTGATTATATTGACCGTGAATTAATTCAAACCAATGCCTATAAAAAGGTACTGACACACTACCCATCACAGCAACGTTCTTTGCAAAAAGTTATGGCGGAGTCTTTACATGTAAAGCCTGAAAATATATTTATCGGGAATGGTGCCACTGAAATTATTCAGATGCTTCTACAACAAGAAGAGGTTCAAAAAGTTGCCTTAATGATTCCTACTTTTTCATCGTATTATGAGTTTGTGGGCAAAGGGTGTGAAGTTGTTTATTTTCCATTGAATGAACGTGATGATTATAGCTTTGATGCGGATAAATACTGCCAATTTATTGAAAATGAACAACCCGATACCGTTGTGTTGATTAATCCAAATAATCCAAATGGTGCCTATCTTTCTTTAGAAAAGATGCACATTTTATTGAAACGCTTAGCCTTTGTGCCGCGCATTATTATTGATGAAAGTTTTATTCATTTTGCCTATGAAGACGAGGCATTGACATGTCTTAGCTCAACTGTTTTATTTGATATGTATCCTAATGTCATCATTGTTAAAAGTCTCTCTAAAGATTTTGGCATAGCAGGGGTTCGCCTTGGGTATGCCTTGATGGATTCACGTAAGATTGATGCACTTTTAGAGCATGGATTTTTATGGAATATCAATGGTATTGGTGAGTATTGTCTTCGACTTTTTGTAAGGGAAGATTTTTTAAAGCGCTATGAAGAAGCTAGAAAGCAGTATATCAAAGAGATGTGCAGATTTAAAGAAGCGCTTTTAGGGATAGAAAATGTGTATGTCTATCCTTCGATGGCTAACTTTGTGATGCTCAAACTTCCGTCTAGAATAAAAGCAAGTTTTGTGATTAGTGCACTCCTTGTTGAGTATGGAATTTATGTTCGCACCATGGCAGATAAAATTGGTGTTGAGGGCGAATGTATTCGTATTGCAGGAAGAACGCGTGAAGAGAATAACTGCATCGTTATGGCGCTCAAAAGCATACTAAAGGATAGTAAGTGA
- the cobS gene encoding adenosylcobinamide-GDP ribazoletransferase, translating into MNGILLLIQFMTRLPVFSKTTYDPIAIGRAIKFFPFVGLLIGLILCAVFMVINPLIDNKLIVALIIVVVEILLTGGLHLDGLSDSFDGLFSYRDKERILEIMKDSCIGVNGALALIVYVVAKILFLSELGWEYIVFIPVVARLNTVLHAGLGRYAREEGMGKSIVDETSIQGVFFAILSVLVIGFILLGLDALWLVVGALSFGFMSLYYIQKRIDGITGDTMGAVLELTSLVVLFIGVLL; encoded by the coding sequence ATGAACGGGATACTGTTATTAATTCAATTTATGACACGCCTTCCTGTATTTAGTAAAACAACCTATGACCCTATTGCGATTGGGCGTGCTATAAAGTTTTTTCCCTTCGTTGGTTTGCTTATCGGTTTAATTTTATGTGCGGTGTTTATGGTCATCAATCCTTTGATTGACAATAAATTAATTGTTGCCTTAATCATTGTTGTAGTTGAGATTTTACTCACGGGAGGGCTTCATCTTGATGGTTTATCGGACAGTTTTGATGGCTTGTTTAGTTACAGAGATAAAGAGCGCATCTTAGAGATTATGAAAGACTCTTGTATCGGGGTCAATGGGGCGTTAGCGCTTATTGTCTATGTGGTTGCCAAAATTTTATTTCTGAGTGAACTTGGCTGGGAATATATCGTTTTTATACCTGTCGTGGCACGTTTAAATACTGTTCTTCATGCAGGCTTAGGAAGGTATGCAAGAGAAGAAGGCATGGGAAAAAGTATTGTGGATGAAACGAGTATCCAAGGCGTATTTTTTGCCATTTTGAGTGTCTTAGTCATAGGCTTTATCCTCCTAGGTTTAGATGCGCTTTGGCTTGTTGTGGGTGCTTTGAGTTTTGGTTTTATGAGCCTTTATTATATTCAAAAGCGCATTGATGGCATCACAGGTGACACGATGGGAGCAGTATTAGAATTAACATCTTTAGTTGTGTTATTTATAGGAGTACTTTTATGA
- the cobT gene encoding nicotinate-nucleotide--dimethylbenzimidazole phosphoribosyltransferase has protein sequence MMHLLEETLLAITGVNEENQKNQKEYIATLLKTPDGLGKLEKMNIQLSGIEKEYRVKKKAVVVMAADNGVEEEGVSASKRVITQYVVEAMVAGEASISSLCKSLGSELFVIDLGIDSTRVFKGAITHKIMPTGTYNIRKGPAMSREQAIEAIEVGIDIVRELVEKDYNLFAVGEMGIGNTTTSSACLKALTNLPLVELVGYGSGIDERTLGLKIAVVEDAVRINKPDVNDPIDIIQKLGGLDIAAMTGVYLGAARYKVPIVLDGLISGVSALLAYRMNAHARDYMIPSHISEEPGAKWIMEALCFNPMLHMNMKLGEGSGAVLVFPLVEAASNLTRDIRVYPEV, from the coding sequence ATGATGCATCTATTAGAAGAGACTTTACTTGCTATAACCGGAGTAAATGAAGAAAACCAAAAAAACCAAAAAGAATATATTGCGACATTATTGAAGACGCCTGATGGGCTTGGTAAATTAGAAAAGATGAATATTCAACTGAGTGGAATAGAAAAAGAGTACCGCGTTAAGAAAAAAGCAGTCGTCGTGATGGCTGCAGATAATGGTGTTGAAGAAGAGGGCGTGAGTGCTTCTAAGCGTGTGATAACACAATATGTCGTTGAAGCGATGGTTGCGGGGGAAGCGTCTATTAGTTCACTGTGCAAATCATTGGGCAGTGAACTTTTTGTGATTGATCTTGGCATTGATTCGACACGTGTTTTCAAAGGGGCAATTACGCATAAAATTATGCCTACAGGGACATATAACATTCGAAAAGGCCCAGCAATGAGCCGTGAACAGGCCATTGAAGCTATTGAAGTTGGTATTGATATCGTTCGTGAACTCGTAGAAAAAGATTACAACCTTTTTGCTGTGGGTGAAATGGGTATTGGCAATACAACAACTAGTAGTGCCTGCTTAAAAGCCTTAACGAATCTTCCGTTAGTTGAACTTGTGGGATATGGCAGTGGTATTGATGAGCGAACATTAGGATTGAAAATAGCCGTTGTAGAGGATGCCGTTCGTATCAATAAGCCTGATGTGAATGACCCTATCGACATCATCCAAAAATTGGGTGGTCTTGATATCGCCGCCATGACGGGGGTCTATTTGGGTGCGGCTAGGTATAAAGTACCTATTGTTTTAGATGGCCTTATCTCAGGCGTTTCTGCCTTGCTTGCATACCGCATGAACGCGCATGCAAGAGATTACATGATTCCTTCTCACATCAGTGAAGAGCCTGGTGCAAAGTGGATAATGGAAGCACTTTGCTTTAATCCGATGCTTCATATGAACATGAAACTTGGTGAAGGTAGTGGTGCGGTACTCGTGTTTCCTTTGGTTGAAGCGGCTAGTAATCTAACACGCGATATTCGTGTCTACCCAGAGGTATAA
- a CDS encoding sirohydrochlorin cobaltochelatase, with protein MKKTIMLISMMMIVFIFNGFTLFQNKDKKAILFVNFGTTYNDTRVATIDTLQKKIADTYKDYDVRLAYTSRQIIRKLSERDGIRIDTPEEALKKLKADGYGTVIVQATHIINGEEADYLKREVASLKDDFYVIKLGHPLLTHIKDYELTMKALQLQYSELKADEAVVLIGHGTHHPSTSAYAMIDYFFQDASQNVYFGTVEGFPSYDNVLTRLKKNGIRTVTLMPFLFVAGDHANNDIAGDEEDSWKSMLLKEGFNVNVYLHGLGENEAIQQIFIEHIEHAITNKEIDMKRKKAGYALGK; from the coding sequence ATGAAAAAAACTATAATGCTGATCTCTATGATGATGATAGTGTTTATATTTAATGGGTTTACGCTGTTTCAAAACAAAGACAAAAAAGCGATTCTTTTTGTTAATTTTGGAACGACATATAATGATACAAGAGTCGCTACAATTGATACGTTGCAGAAAAAAATAGCAGATACCTATAAAGACTATGATGTTAGATTGGCGTATACATCAAGACAAATCATTCGAAAACTCAGTGAGCGTGATGGTATTCGAATCGATACGCCCGAAGAGGCTCTTAAAAAGTTAAAAGCTGATGGATACGGTACGGTTATCGTTCAAGCAACGCATATCATTAATGGTGAGGAAGCGGATTATCTTAAACGCGAAGTTGCCTCCCTAAAAGATGATTTCTATGTCATTAAATTAGGTCATCCACTTTTGACGCATATTAAAGATTATGAGTTGACAATGAAGGCGCTTCAGTTGCAATATTCTGAATTAAAGGCAGATGAGGCTGTTGTGCTTATTGGACATGGTACACATCATCCTTCTACCTCTGCGTATGCCATGATTGATTATTTCTTCCAAGACGCATCTCAAAATGTCTATTTTGGAACCGTGGAAGGGTTTCCCTCTTATGACAATGTTCTCACAAGACTTAAGAAAAATGGTATTAGAACAGTAACTTTGATGCCGTTTCTATTTGTAGCAGGCGATCATGCAAACAATGATATTGCCGGTGACGAAGAAGATTCTTGGAAAAGTATGCTTTTAAAAGAGGGTTTTAACGTCAATGTTTATCTTCATGGCTTAGGTGAAAACGAAGCGATTCAACAGATTTTTATTGAGCATATTGAACATGCAATTACGAATAAAGAAATAGATATGAAACGAAAGAAAGCAGGTTATGCACTTGGCAAGTAA
- the cbiB gene encoding adenosylcobinamide-phosphate synthase CbiB: MNTALIAFFAYIVDKFVGEFTVITHPVIFIGRYISWFEKKFYKNTFQRGLVLAVSTLGLTYVAIWLLETLLSSLPHGISIFISIVIASMFLAHHMLYHSVLDVINSSVPKEKIKYLVSRDTEDMDDHEIYKACIETYTENINDGVIAPLFYLLLFGLKGLIIFKAISTLDSMVGYKNERYSHFGTAGARLDDIVGWIPARISALLIYLAAKGSYSFNTLKKYASGHESPNSGWPIAAAGLAFHLKLGGPTRYFGAIKNKPYLGDGSLPLTQQDVCNVLTLHSKIDYIVLGSMAAMITFLWLIQ, translated from the coding sequence ATGAATACCGCATTAATAGCTTTTTTTGCGTATATCGTCGATAAATTTGTTGGTGAATTTACAGTTATAACGCATCCAGTCATTTTTATTGGGCGTTATATAAGTTGGTTTGAAAAAAAATTTTATAAAAATACTTTTCAACGAGGCTTAGTGCTTGCTGTGAGTACATTAGGACTTACATACGTAGCTATTTGGCTGTTAGAAACTCTTTTATCTTCTCTTCCACATGGTATTTCAATATTTATTTCAATCGTGATTGCTTCGATGTTTTTGGCGCATCATATGCTCTATCATTCTGTTTTGGACGTCATCAATTCTTCTGTTCCAAAAGAAAAAATAAAGTATTTAGTCAGTCGTGACACTGAAGATATGGATGACCACGAAATCTACAAGGCATGTATAGAAACGTATACTGAAAATATTAATGATGGGGTTATAGCACCTTTATTTTATCTTCTTCTTTTTGGACTAAAGGGGCTTATTATTTTTAAAGCGATTAGCACATTAGACTCCATGGTGGGTTATAAAAATGAACGTTACTCTCATTTTGGAACTGCAGGAGCAAGGTTGGATGATATTGTAGGATGGATTCCTGCTCGTATTAGTGCATTACTTATTTATTTAGCTGCTAAAGGATCGTACAGCTTTAATACGTTAAAAAAGTATGCTTCAGGGCATGAAAGTCCTAATTCAGGCTGGCCCATTGCAGCAGCTGGATTGGCATTTCATTTAAAACTTGGTGGTCCTACACGCTATTTTGGTGCAATCAAAAATAAGCCTTATCTTGGGGATGGTTCCCTTCCCTTAACACAGCAAGACGTATGTAATGTACTCACGCTGCATTCAAAGATTGACTATATTGTATTGGGAAGTATGGCAGCAATGATTACATTTCTATGGTTGATACAATGA
- a CDS encoding cysteine-rich small domain-containing protein, which translates to MSYKFVQNKACEYFPCHKIEEDTTFNCLFCYCPLYALGEQCGGKFTYTKNGIKSCVECDVVHHKDTGYEYVQAKMHYIIKLAVQK; encoded by the coding sequence ATGAGCTATAAATTTGTACAAAATAAAGCGTGTGAGTATTTTCCTTGTCATAAGATAGAAGAGGACACTACCTTTAATTGTCTTTTTTGCTATTGCCCTTTGTATGCTTTGGGTGAGCAGTGTGGCGGAAAATTTACCTATACAAAAAATGGAATCAAAAGTTGTGTGGAATGTGATGTTGTTCATCATAAAGATACGGGCTATGAATACGTCCAAGCGAAAATGCATTACATCATAAAACTGGCAGTACAGAAATGA
- a CDS encoding ABC transporter substrate-binding protein, whose protein sequence is MKILWLVALLISSHLYALEIEDQNGNKIIFDKPFKRVISLYPAHTDLIDDLGAGALLIGVSIDLDNPDKFKDIPTYSYYDNAEKFISAKPDLILIRPMIANKFKGMIDLLKSRGIEVVSLQPSTYQELPTYWNKIGKLVGKEEASTRYVESFENEVAKIKAKVASIPSENKKGLFFETRHKDFLTTSPGSMPYTIIEILGVKNIAKDAKSIRNGSTVAPYEIEKILSHAQDIDVYIAQNGAMNRVSEEDIYNTPGFKAINAIKNKHVYLIPEEIVSRPTKKLLDGMWALGQIIYPNYFKERI, encoded by the coding sequence ATGAAAATATTATGGTTAGTGGCTTTGCTGATATCAAGCCATCTTTATGCGCTAGAAATTGAAGATCAGAATGGAAACAAAATTATTTTTGACAAACCTTTTAAACGTGTTATCTCTTTATATCCTGCACATACAGATCTTATCGATGATTTAGGAGCAGGAGCATTATTAATAGGTGTTTCTATTGATTTAGATAATCCTGATAAATTCAAAGATATACCTACGTACTCCTATTATGATAATGCAGAAAAGTTCATTAGTGCAAAGCCTGATCTTATCTTGATTCGACCAATGATTGCCAATAAATTCAAAGGTATGATAGACCTTTTAAAATCACGAGGAATTGAAGTTGTTTCACTCCAACCTTCAACCTACCAAGAGTTACCAACGTATTGGAATAAGATTGGAAAATTAGTAGGAAAAGAAGAAGCTTCCACTCGATATGTAGAATCTTTTGAGAATGAAGTTGCAAAGATTAAAGCTAAGGTAGCTTCCATTCCTAGTGAAAATAAAAAAGGACTTTTCTTTGAAACGCGTCATAAAGATTTTTTGACAACCAGTCCTGGAAGTATGCCTTATACAATCATTGAGATTTTAGGTGTAAAAAATATTGCGAAAGATGCTAAATCAATCAGAAATGGTTCCACTGTTGCGCCCTATGAGATTGAAAAAATTCTTTCTCATGCGCAGGATATTGATGTTTATATCGCACAGAATGGAGCGATGAACCGTGTTAGTGAAGAAGATATTTATAATACACCTGGTTTTAAAGCAATTAATGCCATCAAAAATAAACACGTCTATTTAATTCCTGAAGAGATCGTTTCAAGGCCCACAAAAAAATTGCTTGACGGAATGTGGGCACTCGGTCAGATTATCTATCCCAATTATTTTAAAGAAAGGATTTAA
- the cobU gene encoding bifunctional adenosylcobinamide kinase/adenosylcobinamide-phosphate guanylyltransferase has protein sequence MITFITGGGRSGKSLFAEDRAKRYKNKCYVATAIAFDDEMKYRVKKHLEQRGSDWVTIEQYEGIAKALHVKAKDAQVVLVDCLTNLVSNMMIMNRDVDWETLSDEAVYEIEQEILEEVNALVLFGHEFAGEMIIVSNEVGMGLIPEYPLGRRFRDIAGRMNQHVARASDEAYLVVAGLPMKLK, from the coding sequence GTGATTACATTTATCACCGGTGGTGGACGTAGCGGGAAAAGTCTGTTTGCAGAAGATAGGGCTAAACGCTATAAAAATAAATGCTACGTAGCAACCGCCATTGCTTTTGATGACGAAATGAAATACCGCGTTAAAAAACATTTAGAGCAGCGTGGAAGTGATTGGGTTACTATTGAACAATACGAAGGTATCGCAAAAGCTTTACATGTAAAGGCAAAAGATGCACAGGTTGTCTTGGTAGATTGTTTAACAAATTTGGTCAGCAATATGATGATTATGAACCGCGATGTGGATTGGGAAACGCTCAGTGATGAAGCAGTTTATGAAATTGAACAAGAGATATTAGAAGAAGTGAATGCATTGGTGCTGTTTGGGCATGAGTTTGCTGGTGAAATGATTATCGTGTCCAATGAAGTAGGTATGGGACTCATTCCTGAATATCCCTTAGGACGTCGCTTTAGAGATATTGCAGGACGAATGAATCAGCACGTAGCACGTGCAAGTGATGAAGCATACTTGGTAGTCGCAGGATTACCGATGAAATTAAAATAG
- a CDS encoding FecCD family ABC transporter permease, with protein MHLASKTHFLSSDTKFLVWTLGGILLTLSGVIAFAGMGYIDIPFFDVCKIMIGSKENVIGSTEWFVVHDIRLPRILTAILTGVALSLSGLVFQGVLLNPLADPYTLGISSGASFGAALALLLGLSGVMIQGSAFFFAIISLGIVLRLATFEGRIIPVSLILSGVIIGAFFSAGLSFSKYLAGDEIASIFFWLLGSFQGKTWMEVMILLAVVSFGSMVIYFYAEEINILSLGEKNASSMGVDTHRVRLILLVVASLMSSVTVSICGIIGFVGLIIPHMMRFLVGTDNKKLIIVCSLWGGILLSMADNVSRALLPHEVPIGILTALLGAPFFAIVFRNKMRGKKR; from the coding sequence ATGCACTTGGCAAGTAAAACACATTTTCTATCATCCGACACCAAATTTTTAGTTTGGACGCTTGGTGGAATTTTATTAACGCTTAGTGGCGTGATTGCATTTGCCGGAATGGGATATATCGATATCCCCTTCTTTGATGTCTGTAAAATCATGATAGGCAGTAAAGAAAATGTAATAGGTTCTACGGAGTGGTTTGTCGTGCATGATATACGATTGCCACGTATTTTAACAGCGATTTTAACCGGCGTTGCATTAAGTTTAAGTGGGCTTGTCTTTCAAGGGGTTCTCCTTAACCCTTTGGCAGACCCTTATACTTTAGGTATCTCCTCAGGTGCATCATTTGGTGCCGCATTAGCGTTGTTATTAGGATTGAGTGGCGTGATGATTCAAGGAAGTGCTTTTTTCTTTGCGATAATCAGCCTTGGAATTGTGTTGCGTTTGGCAACGTTTGAAGGGCGCATCATTCCTGTATCGTTGATTCTATCCGGTGTTATCATTGGAGCTTTTTTCTCCGCAGGGCTTAGTTTTTCAAAATACCTAGCAGGGGATGAAATAGCGTCTATTTTCTTTTGGTTATTAGGTAGTTTTCAAGGTAAAACATGGATGGAAGTGATGATTCTTTTGGCTGTTGTTTCCTTTGGCTCTATGGTGATTTACTTTTATGCCGAGGAAATCAATATTTTGTCATTGGGAGAGAAAAATGCTAGCTCAATGGGCGTAGATACACACCGTGTACGTCTTATTTTACTCGTTGTTGCCTCATTGATGTCCTCAGTGACCGTATCTATTTGTGGGATTATCGGTTTTGTGGGATTGATAATCCCTCATATGATGCGATTTTTAGTGGGAACGGACAACAAAAAACTCATCATTGTTTGTTCTTTGTGGGGCGGAATTCTTCTCTCAATGGCTGATAATGTTTCTCGTGCGTTACTTCCACATGAAGTCCCTATTGGGATACTCACAGCGCTTTTAGGTGCACCATTCTTTGCCATAGTTTTTAGAAATAAGATGCGAGGGAAAAAGAGATGA